Proteins encoded in a region of the Perca fluviatilis chromosome 8, GENO_Pfluv_1.0, whole genome shotgun sequence genome:
- the pnpla2 gene encoding patatin-like phospholipase domain-containing protein 2, producing MFPLDSPWNISFAGCGFLGIYHIGVASCLKEQAPFLVQNARHIYGASAGALTATALVSGVCLGETGASIINVAKEARKRFLGPMHPSFNLMKIVRHMLLCTLPADCHLEANGRLGISLTRVTDGENVLVSHFNNKEELVQACVCSAYIPVYCGLIPPTLQGVRYVDGGISDNLPQYELKNTITVSPFSGESDICPRDTSTNMHELRFTNTSIQFTLTNLYRISRALFPPDPMIMKAMCKQGYKDALHFLKKNGLLHFNGPHRDRPLLANSKDKEDYKDEEEDNNNDEEKEKPHVEDGAVMIHFSSSTEEEFIEHLPPALHKALVEACMERKSLTQSLSNLLPVRMASAMMLPYTLPVESAMSLTLRLLEWLPDVQEDVGWMREQILKILQHVLRQASKSISQQVSARFSWQLELHHYQSLPSQISSTSLFPSWVNGSSSSVLDIFMRLNQYKRQLLSGVLCINMDVQGSFKSGSMSPDKSPPSIHSPEGLTMVVVDILPAANSEKPSAAPKSF from the exons ATGTTTCCTTTAGACTCGCCGTGGAACATCTCGTTTGCAGGTTGTGGCTTCCTCGGTATCTACCACATCGGTGTTGCCAGCTGTCTGAAGGAACAGGCTCCTTTCCTGGTGCAAAACGCCAGGCACATATATGGGGCATCAGCTGGAGCTCTCACTGccactgctctggtctctggagTATGTCTTG GAGAGACTGGTGCAAGTATCATCAATGTTGCCAAAGAGGCGAGGAAGCGATTCCTCGGGCCCATGCATCCTTCCTTTAACCTGATGAAGATTGTGCGACACATGCTGCTGTGCACTCTGCCAGCTGATTGCCACCTTGAGGCCAACGGGCGGTTAGGAATCTCTCTTACCCGAGTGACAGATGGAGAAAATGTCCTGGTGTCGCACTTTAACAACAAGGAGGAGCTGGTGCAG GCATGTGTCTGCAGTGCCTACATCCCAGTGTATTGTGGCCTCATTCCTCCCACACTGCAAGGAGTG CGATATGTTGACGGAGGAATCTCTGACAACCTGCCGCAGTATGAGCTGAAAAATACCATCACTGTGTCCCCGTTCTCCGGAGAGAGCGACATCTGCCCCCGAGACACTTCCACCAACATGCACGAGCTGCGGTTCACCAACACAAGCATCCAGTTCACTCTCACCAACCTCTACAGAATCTCCAGGGCACTTTTCCCTCCAGACCCAATG ATTATGAAGGCCATGTGTAAGCAGGGATATAAAGATGCTCTACACTTTTTAAAGAAGAATG GACTGCTTCATTTCAACGGCCCTCACAGAGACAGGCCCCTGCTGGCTAATAGCAAAGACAAGGAGGATTAtaaagatgaggaggaggacaaTAACAATGATGAAGAGAAGGAAAAGCCACATGTGGAAGATGGAGCAGTGATGATTCATTTCAGTTCCTCAACAGAGGAGGAGTTCATTGAACACCTTCCACCCGCCCTGCACAAAG CTCTAGTTGAGGCCTGCATGGAGAGGAAGAGCCTGACGCAGTCGCTAAGCAACCTGCTTCCTGTCAGGATGGCCTCAGCCATGATGCTCCCCTACACTCTCCCTGTGGAGTCTGCTATGTCCTTGACTCTCAG ACTTCTGGAGTGGCTGCCAGATGTGCAAGAAGATGTGGGATGGATGCGAGAGCAGATATTAAAAATCCTACAGCATGTTCTTCGCCAGGCCTCTAAAAGCATTTCCCAGCAAGTATCTGCCAG GTTTTCCTGGCAGCTGGAGCTGCACCACTACCAGTCACTCCCATCGCAGATCAGCTCAACCAGCCTGTTTCCCAGCTGGGTGAATGGGAGCAGTTCTTCAGTCCTGGATATCTTCATGCGTCTCAACCAGTACAAGAGGCAGCTGCTGTCTGGAGTGCTGTGTATCAACATGGACGTGCAAGGTTCCTTCAAATCTGGATCGATGTCCCCAGATAAGAGCCCTCCCTCGATCCACTCCCCTGAAGGCCTCACAATGGTTGTGGTTGATATTCTACCTGCTGCCAACTCAGAGAAGCCATCAGCAGCTCCTAAGAGCTTCTGA